In Coregonus clupeaformis isolate EN_2021a unplaced genomic scaffold, ASM2061545v1 scaf3020, whole genome shotgun sequence, the following proteins share a genomic window:
- the LOC121566640 gene encoding zinc finger MYM-type protein 1-like, whose protein sequence is MKQRIFQKKNRCPSHSGTYNGAIKESFLHFESAERLDAAGLTGKIVHLLERYGLDYKNNLVGQAYDGAAVMSGKHSGVQARIKEQAKFAFYVHCSAHCLNLVLVDVVKSVPETEEFFSLLQSLYMFTSSSYVHPKWLSLQREMYGRTRELQRLSDTRWSCRFLALRNIMDTLPALKRLLQEIAQERHGERTVEARGLLSQIDLEFVVHLVTLRKLFGETKLLSDMLQSQTVDLSSAVDLVNALVLTLKDHRQESFFDELWDEALNICEQCDSATRSVAKRQKMLSSRLSGYCTLSTVGQREVERDKDMFLTSFFYPVIDSMLNELNRRFSNTNCELMRSIQSLSPQSDTFLKESNVFSFGRLYNADIDDLGHELHQFKRVLDRKIQSGEVKKPCSTVELVCFIEPYREVFFELFRLCKIAVTLPVSSASCERSFSTLKLIKTFLRSTTSDERLSDLGVLSIESRRAKALDLDVFVDRFARQHNRRILLL, encoded by the coding sequence ATGAAACAAAGGATATTTCAAAAAAAGAACAGATGTCCTTCACACTCAGGTACTTACAATGGGGCCATTAAGGAGAGTTTTCTCCATTTTGAATCTGCAGAGAGgttagatgcagcagggcttactggaAAAATAGTACACTTACTGGAACGTTATGGCCTGGACTACAAAAATAACCTCGTAGGCCAAGCGTACGATGGCGCTGCCGTTATGAGCGGTAAGCATTCAGGGGTTCAGGCAAGGATCAAAGAACAGGCTAAATTTGCCTTCTACGTCCATTGTAGTGCTCATTGTCTGAATTTAGTGTTAGTTGATGTAGTCAAAAGTGTCCCAGAAACGGAGGAGTTTTTTTCTTTGTTACAGAGTCTTTATATGTTTACTTCTTCCTCATATGTGCACCCAAAATGGCTGTCTCTCCAAAGAGAAATGTATGGCAGAACCAGAGAGCTGCAACGTTTAAGCGACACACGTTGGTCATGCCGATTTCTAGCCCTACGTAATATCATGGACACTCTACCTGCCCTTAAACGACTACTGCAAGAGATTGCTCAAGAACGTCATGGTGAAAGAACTGTTGAGGCCCGAGGTCTTCTTTCTCAAATTGACCTAGAATTTGTTGTGCATCTTGTTACTCTGCGTAAGTTGTTTGGGGAGACAAAGCTATTGTCTGACATGTTACAGTCACAAACTGTTGATCTGTCAAGTGCTGTTGACTTAGTAAATGCTTTAGTCCTGACATTGAAAGACCACAGGCAGGAGTCTTTCTTTGATGAGTTGTGGGATGAAGCATTGAATATTTGTGAGCAGTGTGATTCTGCAACAAGGTCAGTGGCGAAACGTCAGAAAATGCTGAGCTCTAGACTCAGTGGCTACTGCACGCTAAGcactgttggtcagagggaggtagAACGTGACAAAGATATGTTTCTCACATCATTTTTCTATCCTGTAATTGACAGCATGCTCAATGAGTTGAACAGACGTTTCTCCAATACAAACTGTGAGCTCATGAGAAGCATACAGTCTCTCAGTCCCCAGAGTGATACCTTTTTAAAGGAGAGCAATGTTTTTTCATTTGGCCGTTTGTATAATGCAGACATTGATGATTTAGGGCATGAGCTCCATCAATTTAAGAGAGTTTTGGACAGAAAAATACAGAGTGGTGAAGTCAAAAAGCCATGCAGTACAGTTGAGCTGGTTTGTTTTATTGAGCCATACAGGGAAGTTTTCTTTGAGCTCTTTAGACTGTGCAAGATTGCTGTAACCCTTCCTGTAAGCTCAGCCTCTTGCGAACGCAGTTTCTCCACACTGAAACTGATAAAAACCTTCCTGCGGTCCACCACTAGTGATGAGAGACTCAGTGATCTTGGTGTCCTGAGCATAGAGTCCAGAAGGGCCAAGGCTCTGGATCTTGATGTATTTGTGGACCGTTTTGCCAGACAGCACAACCGCCGTATCCTGTTGCTGTAG